The following DNA comes from Bufo gargarizans isolate SCDJY-AF-19 unplaced genomic scaffold, ASM1485885v1 fragScaff_scaffold_41_pilon:::fragment_2:::debris, whole genome shotgun sequence.
gctgcagaccGTCTCGTCTCCTTCTGGCTGAATTGTGGGTGATACAGTGTTAAAAAAGCAAAGTCCACTTTTCACAACTGAAATCTGGATTTACATGTAACTACTTCACTGGTCTTTTATTGAGCAACAGGTCATATTCTTCTCCAGTCACGCCAAAGTCAAACtattttaaagagcacctgtcactaGGATCAATCCTTTTAAAACTAgaaatactgcctggtagggttgatcctgctgattaaaatgatacttgTCCTGTGAAAACTGGTTGTGGCGTTTCCGAAaacaggccctgatttatcataccttcactccagaatttttggcatcaaaaagtcgcaaaatagggcttttgcgactttttgcatgtgtacaccactcactccagttttgtaatatgggtggggaagtgggcgtggttagctatgttaatgagtttcactccacatttatcattgagacttttcgCAAATAAGTCGCAACCTCACTCCAGGagcagggtggagtaggaaaactggaggcgcttctctagacagaagtgttaggtttaaggacgagacaaatttatcaagtaaGATGGGACATTTGATAAAGGTAgcacaaagtactccaacacagactgaagcaaaacggacttcaaatattctcctaatggTGAGACCAAGAGGCGGGGCCTTTCTTCCAGGTTTCCAGTGTTGGCcccgcccctcagtgcactgaagtccttatttgcataaagaatacaaGTTTTTTTCTATTGAACGCCACAacagattttcacaagacaggtatcattttaaatcagcaggatcaaccctactggGAAATATTCCTGGTTTAACAGAATTGATCCTGCTGACATGtgctttttaaagggattgtgccaagtttagaagttatcccctatccaaggcagggatcagcaaccatcggcactccaggtgttctagaactacaacttccagaatgctccattcatttctattggagttAGACaaacagcatgctgggagttgtagtttcacagcagctagtGCCGAGagctgctgatccctggtctaaggGATATGGTCAACCTTCCAGTCAGCACCCAGCATAATCCCAATTGGAGAAGTGTCATGGTCTCCGCATTAGGACTTGTTCACACGAAAGTATGGgttccgttgccgtattgcggatccgcaataaacggacaccgttctgtgtgcattccgcatcacggatgcggacccattcacttgaatgggtccgcaaatcaggAGATGCAGAGCAGTGTGGAacggaaacccacggaagcactacggagtgcttctgtggggttccgcaccgcacaaagatagaacatgtcctatctttttgcggaacggagggatgcggacccgttcaagttgAACGGGTTTGGATCTGTTCCGGAGGCCTCACAAACGTTCTCAGGGCATTGCCgaccgcaaattgcggccccaatgcacggaacggagcccatacatttgtgtgaacaagccctgaaTCTAGTGATCCTTCAGGCGCATGATGGAGCAGCAGGTGGAGTATACGccctactgctccattcattaaCTATCGGCCCACTGCCGAGCGCAGTACTCTGCCATCTCTGGcagtcctatagagaatgaatggagcggcatggCACATGCCTGACCTGTTCcatcagatcagaggaaggggatctCTGTTCTCGTGATCAATGCGGGTTCCAGCAgtcggacacccaccgatcagttaGTTAGGCCCCATCCTGTGGATAAGAGATAACGTGCAAActtggcacaacctctttaatatgtAGCCAGCTTTAGACATCATAGGAGGTCAGGTGTCTCCATGGACCTTTAAAAAAATCTGGggctacacagtgacatcacccaCCTGTAATGATAGCTTGCAGCATTacaaccctaaggcctctttcacaagagcgtgacggattggctccggaagcgttcagtgaaactcgcatcattttgcaagtaagttccgtcagttttgtctgcgattgcgtccaCTTGTTTTTTTTccgcgatgcgtttttcatgtgcgTGATTAAAAAAACCcgaaaggtttacaaacatctcctagcaaccatcagtgaaaaacgcattgcatccgcactgtttgtaaaccttcagtttttttatcgagcgcgtgaaaaatgcatcaaaacgcattgcacctgcgtggaaaaaactgatcaactgaacgcaattgcagacaaaactgactgaacttgcttacaaaatggtgcgagtttcactgaacgcatccagagccaatccgtgaaagaggccttaggctgagttcacaagggcgtgacggatttgttcaggatgcgtcccgggtgtattgcggcaaacccacgtgagtaggtacccaattgcagtcatttttgactgcgattgcgtttcgttgttcagtttttatcgcgcgggtgcaatgcgttttgcacccgcgtgataaaaaacctgaatgtggtactcagacccgaacatcttcactgaagttcaggtttgggttcgttggtgtgtagatgtaattattttcccctatagcatggttataagggaaaataatagcattctttaatacagaatgctaagtagaaggtcaattgagggttaaaaaaaattaataaaaattaactcacctcctccaattgatcgcgcagctgccggtctcctgttctttcttcaggacctgtcaaaggacctgtggtgacatcactgagatcaccacatggtccaatcaaatggtccatcaccacggtgatggaccatgtgattataCCATgtaatgtgacgtcaccacaggtccattAGCCaacagctcatgattaaagaagtaagaagagattggcaactacgcaatcaagaggaggaggtaagttaatttattttttattttttaaccctcaattgaccttctactaagcattctgtattaaagaatgctattattctcccttataaccaagttataggagaaaataatacagtgaatagactgtcatctcagcaaccatgcgtgaaaatcgcaccgcatccgcacttgcttgcgattttcactcagccccattcacttctatggggcctgcgttgcgtgataaacgcactatATAGAGCTCActgcgatgcgtgaaaatcaccgctcatgtgcacagccccgtagaaatgaatgggtcggtattcagtgcgggtgcaatgcattcacctcacgcatcgcatccgcgcggaaatctctcccatgtgaactcagccttagggacCCTTTCAGTTAAGCCAAATATGTTTGGTCACCTAGTATCAGCAGATCTGGATGATGGGTAACACTGGGTTTTCACATTGTTGCATATTAATAGCACAACCCCCAACAAACTTGATTCATGTGGCCAAGAAAAGATGGAAGGTTGGGACGCCGAGATCTAGTGTGTTTTTCTGCAAGGAGCTTTCACCTGGGGTGGCTGCAATACGGATGGCCATTGGTATCAATGTAAAAGGTACAAGCACTAGAGGCTTCGGAGCCATGCACCGTGCAGAGCAAAAGCCTTAGAATACAAGATAAATATATTTAGTGAACGGCAAACCTGGATTTTCCCTATTCCATCAAAATTCACCCAGAGGTATGAGGAACATGACTACATGAAACCGCTAGCACTATTGGCAGCTCCACGTCATGTCATCCGCTCTCCAATAATACTATGCCAGGTACACTGCCGCGCTGCAGGGAAGTGCATTTGTATTCTACTTGTAAGGCAACACTCGCTGAGCAGAACATGCAGCACTGACATGATCGTGTGATTTAAAGGACTGGTCCACAAGATAAAAATaacttagggcactttcacactagcgtttttcttttccggcatagagttccgtcacaggggctctataccggaaaagaactgatcaggcatatccccatgcattctgaatggagagtaatccgttcagtttgcatcaggatgtcttcagttcagtcgttttgactgatcaggcaaaagagaaaaccgtagcatgctacggttttttctccggcgaaaaaaactgaagacttgcctgaacgcaggatccggcattttttcccataggaatgtattagcgccggatccggcattcagaataccggaatgccggatccgtcgttccggcatgcgcatgcgcagatcggtaaaaatgcaaaaaatgtacaagacggatccgtcggtccgcatgacaagcggagagacggatccgtccttgcaatgcatttgtgagacggatccgcagcagcagcagatcggcggatccggcggccagttccgacgacggaactgcccgccggatcacactgccgcaagtgtgaaagtagccttagaaaagcCTCAAAAGGGTGTAACAgggaaaatataaatatatatacacacacacacgcacacctcaCCCATCTGCTCCCGTTGTGCTCCCCTAGTCCCTCACAGCCCTCTACTTCCTGATGCCTCTCAACAAGCAGGTGACCATGTGGCCAGTCACCGGCTGAGGCAGCTCACTGCCGTGGCCAGTCACCGGCTGAGGATTATTTCCTGCGTGCTGAGAGGCATCAGGAGGCAAGGACCAGGAACTGGGGAAGCACTGGAACAGGAATGGAAGGAGATCTGTTAGGATGTATATTTTGGTGGACACCAATTCTGAAGCTTTTCTAAatacattaaagaggttttctgctaATAACACATCCTCTATGCACAGAAGAGGCGATAACTGATCAATAGTGGTCCGACCGCTGGGACCACCAGTGAGTGCAAGGACAAGGGGCAGCAAGCATCACCAAACCATCTTGTGAGAATGGAGCAGTGGTACACATGCGTGACCACTGCTCCATACACTTCTATAGGAAAGCTTCCCTTGTGGCTGGGGGATAAGTGTCATTGGTGGGACACCCCTTATAGCAACAGCCACATGTCACAGCCATTTGTGGTGAAGGGGAATTAAGTTCACACTGATTTATTAAAACCTTCCCCTCCCCAACCTCCGTCTTACTTCTGTACCACTCAGCCTTGCATTTATgtgaaagaaaaagtaaaaaaataaataaaataaaccaaGAAGATAAAGTGACCAAGACATTTTTCTTCTTCatgccacccccaccccccattgTCAGAGATGACCACTGCCAACCCCACACTGAAGCTCACCCATCATTCATTCTCCATGCCACAGAGTTACTGCCCATTCACCCACCGTCCATCAACCACCCTGACCCAACGCTCAACCACCCCACTTGCCCACTGCTCACCCAGCCTCCATTTGTTTGTATCCATGGTCCTAAAGCTGTATCCAGATAGGTGGCCATCCATTCGATAATCCTAGGTATCAGTACTTCCATTTCCTTGTTTGCACTTTCAAAACACAGTGCCCCCCCAAAGGAGAAAAAGGCCACAATGCGTCCCCAGTTTATGCCATCCCTGAACAGCTCGTGCACCACCTGCTCAAAGCTCTGATACGCAGTGTCCAGGGTGATGTGCAGCTGGCAGGTGAGGTCGCTGAACGCCCTGCGATACCTCAACTCAAACTCTTCTGAGGCTTCCAGCAGCGCCTGCAGCACATCTTCAGCCACGGCACCCTGCGGGGGCGCAGCGGTTTGGGCTACAGTCTGAGCAGAGGGCGAGGTTCCATTCAGCAGTGTTCCAGGCTCGGGATCAGCACAACAACTTAGGTTGAAGCCTTTCTGCAAGAGTTTTTTGCATATAAAGTTTTGTACAAGAACCTGATTGCCTCCGTCCATCCTCAAGGGTGAGAGCTTATCATGTCCTGGGATAGAGAGGCAGCAGCTGACGGCGTGCAGGCTGCCGCGGATCTAGGGTTCCCGGGGCAAGGACGGAAGACGCGTCACTCAGCCTTGATGTCAGTAAATCCACGACCACTCGTGACTGATGGGAGGACAGAGATCATCTGCAGAAAGAAAGACAAACAGCATCAATAAGAGGGACGCCAGGACCAGAAGCTCATACAGAGATCTGCACctcctgcaaaactgactttactcGACACGTTCCTCACACCAGACCTAGGACGGAGCACAGATTTCATTTTCTTTACCCAAGGTGGAGTTTTCTCCTGCGCTTAATACCATGCCCTGCTATAAATGCACCATCTATGAGCTGCCAAGATCGGGGGAAGGGAAGTGACAACCGATCGGAGTGCATCGGCAACACTGCAGTGGTTGTCGCTCATCGAGAGGGTCAGTAAACCACCACCGCTTGCTTTTACTGTGGGTCTTTAGATTTGTAATGGCGTTTTTATAGGTAATATTATTAGCGGTAAAATGCTAAATTATGCATAGTGCGCCAATTAAGGAAGCTCTAGTGCAATTAGCTCATGCacgcaaacttattttttttgtctgtgtccATTCTAGGTTTTTTTGGGCGGTCtgcatgcagaaccattcatttcaatggaacctaatacctaaaaataaaaaatctgcatccatatgtccggaAGTATGTTctgccaaaaaaacagaacatgtcctattcgtgtccgtttttttgtgtcagacacttttctctgactactGACCATTTCTATGCCAGAACTGTGGCACTATTTTGAAACAAAATGGAGCAGTGAAGACCCAGCCTCTTTCCTTATGAAACACAGCCACTTTTCTACTAAGTCCCCCCCTTGTCGGCATGTCAGAAACAAACATCTAAACcctagatgcaccaaattgcTCCACTTTTTAGACAAATCTTTGGCGCAGACACATTACTAAAGCTGGACCAAAGTGTTCCTGAAAAGGTAAGTGGTGGACAGTACATGCCGGGATTAAACAACTTATTTTACATCATGGCATCCTGACAGGCTGAGTGCAATATATTTGCATCAAaagtgatacaaaaaaaaaaaaaaatacctttcacGTACAAGAataaaatactgccccctatgtacaagactataactactataatactgcccactatgtactagaatataactactataatactgcctcctatgtacaagaatataactactataatactgcctcctatgtacaagaatataactactataatactgcccctatgtacaagactataactactataatactgcccactatgtactagaatataactactataatactgcctcctatgtacaagaatataactactataatactgcccctatgtacaagactataactactataatactgcccactatgtacaagaatataactactataatactgccccctatgtacaagaatataactactataatagtcttgtacatagggggcagtataactactataatactgcccactatgtactagaatataactactataatatcaCTGGGTGACATTATTCGAGGTGAACTCTTCCACTGAGGTAAATTCCATGAAAGTGAATGACTCAGAAAGTTAACATCCTGTGATGATAGACAAGCCTTTTCTAAACAAGCAGAAAGCAGCATTCTTGAGAAATACTGCAATATCATGATCCGGAGCATAACGGGCTTATTACACATCTGCCCCCTATGTGCACTGAGTGTAAAGCAGTCCTGTTCATCggagtgggacttgcagaaatccatggccCTGACGTCAAAACCCGACTCAGATGAATTCAACGGATTTTCTGCGGcaaaatctgcagtgtgtgaatgctcccttactgCGCCGGGCTCCACGCAGCGAGCACACGATGGAGGACTCCAGGTAGACGTCAGCAGAGGACGGGAGGTAGGCTACTACCAGCAAACTGGCCGGTCCATTCATTCATCCCCACTAATGAGTAACGCATGAGTCAGCGCAGCCGTACAGCATGCAGGATGGATCAgcaagcatgctgggacttgtagctcCACAGCCAAAAACCATATCTACAGGAAGGACCCTGTGATCGGTTGCAATCACTacaacagggggaaaaaaaaaaaagcatgacaTGGCAGAAATTGACTGATGGACCCCTAAACCAGGAGCGGGGTTCAGATCAGGGAGCAAGGGGACCCTCCAATCAGCTCAGTCACGCAACCTGTCaggaaactacaacttccaacatTCCCTAcatactgagagttgtagttttgcaaccgatGGAGAGCCACAGGGTGCAGGTCACACAAGTGTATAAAATGGATATACGGCCCAAGGGGCATAATCGTGGGGCAATTTAAAGGGGAACACTCCCTAGAATCCACTGAAATGCAGAGGCTGATGTGCTGTCcttcgtgggggggggggggggggggggggggggtaattacccTATGCATGACATGTATATAGCCGGTGCACATAGGTAGACAGGTTAGTACATAGCACATACACCACACACGCCCATTATAAATATGTGCTCACACCCCACACACACAGGGAAGCAGAAGGCCCCGGGATACTCACACAGCAGGGGCCCCACTGGGCTCTCCGTCTGTCACTCCGAGGACACCAATGTCCCCCTCACTACCCCAAGAGACGCTCTTGTCGCCTTGCAGCTCCGCCCCTTCCCTCGGTGATCATGGATACCCAATCAGGGTGTGAGTGGGCCGTTGCCCTGGCAGCGCCCCATTGATCTGCGCACTCAGAGCATTGACAAAACTACGCTTCCCGAAATGCTTTGCTTCTTGACGTCAGGCTGACGCACTGagcggggagaggggggggggattagtGAAAGGTGCTAAAAGTGCTGCGTCATGTCCGGGATTGGCCATTTTGTCGTAGACCTATatgctttttatttctttatgttTTTAAAAAGATAAATGAGTTGAAAATGGTTGTTGTTAATTTACTTATAGCAATAGTGGGGTCTTTAGAGTGTAATGTTAAACATGGAAAATGCCTTTTAGACCATGCTTGCCTGCTTTTGAGAAAACAGAGATTCAGAGAAGAGATGTAAAGGGATtgaccaattttatatatatttttatatacaccaccactaccaccgcAGGAACCTGTCGATGGAAGCATAATTTCCTGCACCCTGACGCTTGGTTCCTGCTCCATGGGACCAACGCGTTTTGGGTCACGCATGTAAACTTCTGTCATGGACGGGGACAAGTGTGCCACAGAAGTGATGCGTCCCCACATCACTACTGGGTCATACGCCACTACTGTGGCCCATCATTGACTGCTGCAGTACACATGTCCCTGTCCATGGAATATACACACAGGAACTGAAGTACAGAGAAGATAGCTGTAGACACAGAGGCAGGACAGAATGGTTCTCTCAACAGCTCCCACTGGAGGGCATTTCAAAAACTGTTtgaagttggacaacccctttaagcagcatgTGTAGTATGGCATACAATCTTATGCTTTGCccatttataaataaaatatcctGAAAACTAAAGCATTTGTCTCACAAACTGCACTTATGACCCCTTTTGTCATGCTTCAAAATGAATATGGACCCCCGACCAGCACCTCTACATAAATACAGAGCTCTGATCTGACAACTATAACGCTAAAACCCACCCCAAAAAAGACACTAGACCCAAGCCCCTAAACAATACAGAAGCTCTaaaaaatacagaccccagacctctaaaaaaaaattgggccacCAGCGCTTGGTGAAGACTACAAGATCTCTGTCTGAACTTGGACTGCCTGATATTGTTGGGCCTGCTTCACTTGGGGagcaggtctggggactgtgactGGTTACAGACCAAGTTCTGGTCTGAAGTGATTTTGGGCATCTACACCAGAGAAGAACCTTAGGGTATGACCACGTGTCGCGGTTACAACGTGGCCATGTGAGCCAAAGCAGGCTCCAATTAACTAATTTGGACCACACTGTTCAGTAAGTCTGTGTCGCAACCATGTCATGTCCACACCCTATGGTCGCACCCTGAGAGTAGTTATGGAGACTACCACACTGTTGTCTCCATAGGAGGTGATTAAGCCAGACATCCTGTAATTGTGAACAGCCAGCCGTCTGAGAAGGGAAAGGCTGTATTGACACAGTTGCCAGACACTTTTCTGCGACTCCTTCTTAGTTGTCTTACTTTGAGAAAACTTTTTtcgccagaattgtggtgcaattttaaAGCAAAATGGTGCCTCTTAGGCCTTGCCCTGTTTCCAACAAAGCCACCCTTGTTGAGCATGTTGGAAACAACTGTAGGAACCCTATATGCGCTAATTTGCACCAGTTCTTAGATTTTTGTCTCAGACACTATACATCTGGGCCAGTGTGTGGTGAAGCAAAACTCACAGAGACTAATAAAGTGTGGTAAATCATGGCCTACAACTGTGCGCCAAATTGCACAAAACCAGTCATCTGAGACTGCTCTGGATGGGTGCTGTGAACGAGACTGTGGCCCATTCTTCTATGAAAGAGCCTGTGACTACAAGGAGTCCTGCGAAGTGGAGTGCCGCCTGatacccaggcagaggggagttCTAAGGGACTATTTGCCTGCTATTAATCGCCAAGCACGGTGCTTGTGCCAGGAACTGTCAGCTTTGTAGAGAACTGTGTTGTAATGATAAGCCTGTATCCTCTGTGAAGAGGAACTATAACCTCCACGCCAGTTACATCAAAGCTGAGTAAACACCGGTTCCTGTTAAAGGGTATCCGTCCTCAGATCTGTACCTATAAAATTGGCAGGCCCTTGGTTAGTCCCATGTACATatctgcctgcattgctgagaaaacggagaagttttaatatatgcaaatgagcctctaggagcaacgggggcgttgccattactcctagaaggTCAGCATtccctgcactttgattaacagggccaagcagtgaaaatctgatcacccctgtcaataaAGTGGAGAAGGtgcagcagtttcagagagagctgagcctctaggtgtaatgacaacgcccccgttgctcctagaggctcatttgcatatattaaaatctcatttttctcagcaatgagggcacatataaacatgggacccacacagatgttgtcagctgccaagtgcacgcacatgtaacagatcagccagtttcataggtagaaatctgctgacaaatgccctttaaaggggttgtccaggttcagagctgaacctagacataagctccccttcactcactTAGCCTGTATGAGTGGAGCATTTCTTGCTCTgctgctcccccttgccctgcgctgcatcggaagcctccgcctagtaaACTGAGAAAAAATCCGGATACGTCACCAgcagtaaacaaacagcccttgtcctgcgctatgcagggcaagggggagcatggGAGctagaaatgctccgatgctccactcatacaggctaaatgagtgaaggggagcttatgtccgggttcagctctaaacctggacaactcctttaagctcGCCATCTGTATCATTCACTACAACATCTTGCCAAGAGAAAACCATAAGGACTGACCcccttatacactcacctaaagaataattaggaacaccatattaatacggtgttggacccccttttgccttcagaactgccttaattctacgtggcattgattcaacaagatactgaggtc
Coding sequences within:
- the BCL2L1 gene encoding bcl-2-like protein 1 produces the protein MDGGNQVLVQNFICKKLLQKGFNLSCCADPEPGTLLNGTSPSAQTVAQTAAPPQGAVAEDVLQALLEASEEFELRYRRAFSDLTCQLHITLDTAYQSFEQVVHELFRDGINWGRIVAFFSFGGALCFESANKEMEVLIPRIIEWMATYLDTALGPWIQTNGGWEAFVGLYGSDAAAKSRKSQERFGRWLLTGATLAGAALLASYIVRR